The nucleotide window CCGCACCTCGGAGTCGTCGCCGCCCAGCGCCAGCACGGTCGCCCCGGCCCGCCTAGCGTCGTGCACCCGCTCCAGCAGGCCGCCGTCCGGCCGCTCGGGCGCCACCACGAGCAGGGTCTCGCCGCGTCGCGCCGCCTCGATCCGGCCCAGACCGACGGCCAGGTGGACCGGGTCGCCCGCCTCCACCCGGTGCCGCACCAGGGTCGGCCGCAGCTCCGGCAGCCCGGACCAGGTGGACTCGTCGACCAGATGCGCGGCCAGGTGCCACGGCTCGTACACCTCGGTCCCCACGAGCAGCAGCCCGCCGCCGTGCGGGACCACGGACGAGCGGAGCGTCCCGGCGAAACGCCGTGCCGCCGCGGGCCACTCGGTCCCGGCGAGCACTTCCCGCAGCAGTGCCACTCGTACGGCGTCCATGCTCCGGCATGATGCCTCAAGGCCTGCCCCGCCGAACCCCGTTGGCGGCGAACCCACCCGAACGTGAGCCCTCGGACAGCGGGCCGGCCCGGCTCGCACCGCCGCGTTCCACGCCCTACCTGGCAGTAGTGTCGGGGCCATGACTACCCATGACAGCGGCAGCGCGCCCAAGCCCCCCGCCAAGGACCCCTGGGACCTTCCCGACGTCTCCGGACTGACCGTCGGCGTGCTCGGCGGGACCGGCCCGCAGGGCCGCGGCCTCGCCTACCGCCTCGCCCGCGCAGGCCAGAAGGTGATCATCGGTTCCCGGGACGCCGGACGAGCCGGTACGGCAGCCGCCGAACTCGGCCTCGGCGTCGAGGGCGCCGACAACGCGGACTGCGCACGGCGCAGCGACATCGTGATCGTCGCCGTCCCGTGGGACGGCCACGCCAAGACCCTGGAGTCCCTGCGCCAGGAACTCGCGGGGAAGCTCGTCGTCGACTGCGTCAACCCGCTCGGCTTCGACAAGAAGGGCGCCTACGCCCTCAAGCCCGAGGAGGGCAGCGCCGCCGAGCAGGCCGCCGCCCTGCTGCCGGACTCCCGGGTCACGGCGGCCTTCCACCACCTCTCGGCGGTGCTGCTCCAGGACACGGCGATCGAGGAGATCGACACCGATGTGATGGTCCTGGGCGAGGCCCGCGCCGACACCGACCTCGTCCAGGCCCTCGCGGCCCGCATCCCCGGCATGCGCGGCATCTTCGCGGGCCGGCTGCGCAACGCGCACCAGGTGGAGTCCCTGGTCGCCAACCTGATCTCGGTCAACCGCCGCTACAAGGCCCACGCGGGGCTGCGCACCACCGACGTGTGACGGCTCCGGGGCCGCCCGGCACCGGGCGCCACCGGCCCCGGACCGGCTGTGCACGGCCGGGCGGCCCCGGACCGGACAGCGAGCGGAACCGGGCATGAGGGACACTGGACGGGATCGCGCACCATCCCCGGACAGGAGCCCCCCCCATGCCCCGCCTCGCCCTCTACGCCCTCGCCGTCTGCGTACTCGCCGTCGCCGCGGCGGTGGTCTCCTTCGTCCAGGGCAGCTGGCTCGGGATCATCTGGGTGCTGCTGGCCGGTCTGTCCTCCAACATGGCGTGGTTCTACCTCCGGCAGTACCGCGCGCGGGCCGGGGCCCACGACGCCGCCTAGCGGTTCACCGAACAGACAGGGTTCTGCTCGCCCCAGAACTCCTGCCAGAACCGGTAGGTGTCCTGTCCGCAGTACGACTCGATCTCGCTGACCCCGAGCCCGCCCAGGAGTCCGTCGACCGCCTCGAAGAACGCGATGTTCACCTCGGGGATCCACAGGACGCCGAAGACCGCGATCAGCCCGAACGGAGCGAATGGCTCCACCTGGCGGCGGAACCTGTACGGGAGCCAGGGCTCGATGACCCCGTAACCGTCGAGGCCCGGCACCGGCAGGAAGTTCAGGATCGCGGCCGTGATCTGGAGCAGGGCCAGGAACGCCAGCGCGTCGCGGAACGCGGTCGGCACCCCGTCCAGGGCGTCCAGCCAGAACGGCGCCGTGCAGACGATCGCGAAGAGCACGTTGGTCAGCGGCCCGGCCGCGGAGATCAGGCTGTGCCGCCACCGGCCGGTGATCCGGCCCCGCTCGATGTAGACCGCGCCACCCGGGAGCCCGATCCCACCCATGATCACGAAGAGCACGGGCAGCACGATGCTCAGCAGGGCGTGCGTATAGGCGAGTGGGTTGAGTGACAAATACCCCTTTGCTTCGATCGTGATGTCGCCGCTGTGCAGTGCGGTGCGGGCATGGGCGTATTCATGGAGACAGAGTGAGACGATCCAGGCCGCGGTGACGAACAGGAAGACCGCGACGCCGGTCGGTACGGCGAAGTCCGTCCACACCGCCCAGCCCGAGACCGCCAAGACGGCGGTGATCGCGAGGAAGACCGGGCTGATCCTCCGGTCGCTGCGCGTGGCTGCGGTGGTCATCGGTGCGACTCCTGGTGGCTGGACGGAACGCGGCCGGCCCCGACGGTACGCGGCGCGACACGCCGAGAACGTCTCGCGCCTGGACGTTGGTTCCGCAGGGCCGGACGGGCGTCTGCGCGAATCGCCTTCCCCGGTCGCGGACAATGGGCGGGTGCGCTACAGCATCCTCGGAACCACCCGGGCCTTTCGCCCCGACGGCACGGCCGTCGCCCTCGGCGGGGCGCGGCTGCGTACCCTGCTGACCGTTCTGGCCCTGCGTCCGGGCCGTACGGTCGGGGCCGCCGTACTCGTGGGCGAGGTGTGGGACGGCGATCCGCCCGCGGACGCGGTGGGCGCCCTGCAGGCACTCGTGGCACGGCTCCGGCGGGTGCTGGGACGGGCGGCGGTCGAGTCCGTCGAGGGCGGCTACCGGCTCGCCGCCGACCCCGACGACGTGGACCTGCACCGTTTCGAGCGGCGGGCGGGGCAGGGGACGCGGGCGCTGGCCGAGGGGGACGCGGAGAAGGCCCTCGCCGCTCTCGACGACGCACTCGCCCTGTGGCGTGAGCCCGTACTCCCCGATCTGCCCGACCGTGCCGCAGCCGCGGCCGGACTGGAGGCGCGGCGGCTGGACGCCCGCCGCACCCGGCTCGCCGCGGTCCTGGCCCTCGGCCGCCCCGAAGAGGCCCTGCCGGAACTCACCACGCTCGCCGCGGCCCACCCGATCGACGAACCCCTCCAGGCACTGCGCATCCGGGCGCTGCGCGACGCCGGGCGCACGGCGCAGGCCCTGGCGGCGTACGAGGAGGTCCGCCTCGTACTCGCGGACCGTCTGGGCGCCATGCCAGGACCCGAACTCCGCGATCTGCACACCGAACTGCTCTGCCTGGACCGGCCGGACCCCGCCCCGGCCGCCCCCGCCGCGCCGCCCCGGGGAAATCTGCGGGCCAGGCTCACCAGCTTCGTCGGACGGGAAGGCGATATCGCCGACCTGCGCGAGGACCTTGCGCAGACACGGCTTGTCACCCTCCTCGGCCCCGGCGGGGCGGGCAAGACGCGGCTGTCCCTGGAGGTCGCCGAGACGCTCGCCGAGAACTGGCCGGACGGCGTCTGGCTGGCAGAGCTCGCCCCCGTCGACGATCCCGACAGCGTGGCCGAGGCCGTGCTCGGCGCGCTCGGAGCCCGGGAGACCGTGCTGCGGGGTGCGGGCGCTGAGGAGTTGCGGGCCGCCGAACGCGGTGCGGGCGACCCGCTCGTACGGCTCACCGAGCACTGCTCGCGGCGGCGCATGCTGCTGCTCCTGGACAACTGCGAGCATGTGATCGACGCGGCGGCCTCGCTCGCGGACCATCTGCTGGCGCACTGCCCGGAACTCACGGTCCTGGCGACCAGCCGTGAACCCCTGGGCGTGCCGGGCGAGTTCGTCCGCCCCGTCGATCCACTGCCGGACCCGATGGCGCTACGGCTGCTCGCGGACCGGGGCGCCGCGGACCCGGAGACCGCCGCGGCCTGCGCGGAGATCTGTCAGCGGCTCGACGGACTGCCGCTCGCCATCGAACTCGCCGCGGCCCGGCTGCGGATGCTCGGCCCGCGCCAGATCGCCGACCGGCTCGACGACCGCTTCCGGCTGCTCACCAACGGCAGCCGTACCGTGCTGCCGCGTCAGCAGACCTCCGGGCCGTCGTCGACTGGTCCTGGGAACTGCTGGACACGGCCGAGCGCGCGGTGCTGCGCCGGCTGTCGGTGTTCGCGGGCGGCTGCGCCCTCGATGCCGCGGAGGAGGTGTGTTCCGTCGCAGGCGCGGAGCTGTCGGCCGGATCCGACGCCGTCGACGCCGTCGACGCCCGTGATGTCGCCGCCCTGCTGGGTCTCCTTGTCGACAAGTCCCTGGTCGTCGCGGCTCCCGGCGACGACGGAGAGATGCGCTACCGGCTCCTGGAGACCGTCGGTGAGTACGCCGCGGAGCGGCTGGACGAGGCGGGGGAGCGGGCGGCCGTCGAGCGGGGGCACCTCGTCCACTTCCGGGAACTGACCCGTACCACCGGACCCGAACTCCGCGGTGCCGGCCAGCGGGCCGCGATCGACCGGTTCCAGCGCGAGTACGAGAATCTGCGCACCGCCCTGCGCCACGCCGTCGCCGCCCGGGACGAGCAGGAAGTGCTCTGCCTCGTACTCTCCCTGTCCTGGTACTGGATGATGCGCGATCTGCGGACCGACGCCCGCCAGTGGGCCGACGCGGCTGCCGCCCTGGGCCCCGACCCGTTCGCTCCGCCCGGCTCCCCGGCACCCTCGCTCCTGGATCGGTGCACCGATCTGCCGCTGCCCTGGGTCCCCGAGCAGCTGGAGGAGGCGCGGCGCGGGGTGCGGCTGATCCAGCTGGTCAGCATGGACCACCAACTGGACTCGTGGATGAACGAGGAGAGCCAGGCCCGGCTGCGCGTGGTCGTCGACACCTATCAGCCGGGCCAGCCGCAGACCTGCCGGACGCCGGGCTCCTTCTGGATGTTCGCGGTCCTGCTGACCGGCGAGACCGCCCAGTTGCGGGAACTGATGGACGAAACGGTGCGGGCGTGCCGGGAGTTCGGTTACGAGTGGGAGCTGGCGTCCGCGCTCCAGATGCGGGCCAATGTTCTGGCCAATCGTCCCGACTGGGCGGGCGAAGCGCGGGTGGACGCCGACGAGAGCCTGGAGATCTTCGTCCGGCTCGGCGACGACTGGGGGGCCGCGGAAGCGCTGTCCTCACGTGGCGAGGCCAATGAGCGGGCCGGTTCGTACGCCCGGGCCGCCGAGGACTACCGGGCCGCCATCGGCTGTGCCGAACAGCTCGGCGCCCACGCCCAGGTCGCGGTGCTGCGGTCGCGACATGCGAGCGCGCTCACCGAGTTGGGCCGCGCCGAGGAGGCGGAGCGCATCCTGCGGGACATCCTCGACGCCGGCCCGCAGGCGGGGCACGAGGCGATGCCGTCGGCACGCATGGCGAAGATCGAGGAGCCGAACTGGAGGGGCATGAGCACCAGGAACCCCATTCCCTGAACTGCCTGCGCCGTCTTCAGGGACAGCCCGAGCAGGATGAAGATCCACATGATGGCGGCGCCGAACACCGCCGCCAGCCCGACCGCCGCGAGCAGGCCCGGCACCGAGGTGATCCGCATGCCGAGGACGAAGCCCATCGTCAGCAGGATCGCCGTGGCGACCATCATCCGGCCGAGCTCGACGACGATCTTGGCGATGAGGACGGACTAGCGGGCGATGGGCATCGTCCGGAACCGGTCCATGATCCCCTTGCGGAAATCGTCGTTGACGCCGGTGCCGACGGCCATGGCGATGTGCATGCCCATCATCGCCATCAGCCCCGGGACCACGTAGTTGATGTAGGTCTGCCGGTCTCCACCGAGGCTCGCGCCGACGGAGCCGCCGAACACGTACACGAACAGGAGGGCGAAGACGATCGGCATCAGGACCGCGTCGAACATCGACTCGGGGTCCCGCTTGATCTGGAGGAGATTGCGCCGGACCAGAGCGCCGATGTGCCGGAGATTGCCCCGGGCGACAGCGGGCCGACGGGGGAACGCGGCGGACCCGCGACAGGCCGACAGCCCGCCGGAGGGGGGTAGCCGGCGGGCTGTCGGTGGTGCGGGATGTGGTCTGTGCGGATCAGTGGAACGTGTGCTCCGCCCGCGGGAACGTTCCGCCGACGACCTCGTCGGCGAACTCCTTCGCGGCGTCGCCGAGGACCTTGCGCAGGTTCGCGTACTGCTTGGTGAAGCGCGGCACCTTGCCACCGGTCAGCCCGACCATGTCCGTGTAGACGAGCACCTGGGCGTTCGTGTCGGGCCCGGCGCCGATGCCGATGGTCGGGATGTGCAGGGTGCGGGTGACCTCGGCGGCCAGTTCGGCCGGTACGAGTTCCAGGACGACGGCGAACGCCCCGGCGTCCTGCACGGCCTTGGCGTCGCGCAGCAGCTGCTGCGCGGACTCCTCGCCGCGGCCCTGTACCCGGTAGCCCATCGCGTTGACGGACTGCGGGGTCAGGCCGATGTGGCCCATGACCGGGATGCCGGACTCGACCAGGAGGCGGATCTGCTCGTGGGAGCGTTCGCCGCCCTCCAGCTTGACCGCGCCGACACCGGCCTCCTTGATCAGCCGGGTGGCGCTGCGGAGAGCCTGGACGGGGCCCTCCTGGTACGAGCCGAAGGGCAGGTCGGCGACGACCAGGGCGCGCTTGGTGCCGCGGACGACGGCGGCGGAGAGCATGGCGATCTCGTCCATCGTGACGGGCACGGTGGTCTCGTAGCCGAGGTGACAGTTGCCCATGGAGTCGCCGACGAGCATGACCGGGATCCCGGCCTCGTCGAACACGGACGCGGTCATCGCGTCGTACGCGGTGAGCATGGGCCACTTCTCGCCGCGCTCGGTGGCGGCGGCGATGTCGTGGACGGTGATGCGGCGGGTGGACTTTCCTCCGTACAGCGCCTTGCTGCTGTCGGCGGGCCCCGCGGGGGGAGTGGCGGACGGGTCGTGCGCAGCCTGAAGCGACATTGCCAACGGCTCCTTCGTCATCTCGAGGCGCCCTGACGGCGTCCCCGGATCCTCTCCATGGTGGCATCCCGTGCCGGTTCCCGTGAAGTGGCCCCGCGCGGGACCTTCCCCGCGCACCCCGTAACCGCAGGTCACAGCCGACGCGCCCGAGCTCGGGCCGAGTGTGCCCGTTGTGTCACAAGGCCGCTCGGCCGTCCCCGAAGCGGAACCTGCCCCGCCGCTCCGGTCGTCCTATGAGGTACGGCCGTCGTCGACGGCAGGAAAGCGCCGCTCATCGCCTAGGGTCGTGGGGCGCGGCGATATGTAGGGCAAGGCAGTGAGGAAAGCACGATGGTGCAGGCGTACGGAGCGGATACCGGCAACGGCAGCATGGAGCCGCCCCACACCGGAAGCCGTTTCCAGCACCTGCGCGAGAGATGGACGGCGGACCGCGGAATCTGGCGGCGCGGCATCGTGCTCGCCGCCTGCTCGGTGCTCATCACGCTCCTGATGGTCCTCCACGCGCAGATCCCGAACCGGATCGGCAACCTGGGCAGCCTCATCGAGACGTTTCTGCCGTGGCTCGCGGTGTTCATCCCCGTGCTGCTGGTGCTGGGACTCGTACGGCGCTCCGCGACCGCACTGGTGGCGCTGCTGCTGCCGGTCGTGGTCTGGCTCAACGTCTTCGGCGGCCTCCTCACCGACAAGTCGGGCGGCGGTGGCGACCTCACCGTCGCCACCCACAACGTCAACGCGGACAACCCGGACCCCGCGGGCACCGCACAGCAGGTGGCGGGCTCGGGCGCGGACGTCGTGGCCCTCCAGGAACTCCCGGGCGGCCAGGTCGCGACGTATGAGAAGTCGCTCGCGGCCCGTTATCCGTACCACTCGGTGCAGGGCACCGTCGGCCTGTGGAGCAAGTACCCGATCAGTGGCACCCGCCCCGTCGACATCAAGATGGGATGGACGCGGGCGATGCGCACCGTGGTCGCCACGCCCGAGGGACGGATCGCGGTCTACGTGGCGCACCTGCCGTCCGTACGGGTGAAGGTGAAGGCCGGCTTCACGGCCAACCAGCGGGACGACAGCGCCGACGCGCTCGGCGAGGCCATCGCGGACGAGCCGCTGGAGCGCGTCTTCCTGCTCGGTGACCTCAACGGCACGATGAACGACCGCTCGCTGAACGCGGTCACCTCCCAGATGCGTTCCACGCAGGGTGCGGCGGGTGACGGCTTCGGTTTCAGCTGGCCGGCCTCGTTCCCGATGGCGCGGATCGACCAGATCATGGTGAAGGGCGTCGAGCCACTGTCCTCGTGGTCGCTGCCGGCCACGGACAGCGACCATCTTCCGATCGCCGCCCGGGTCGGACTCTGACGCAACGGCCCGTTCACCTCCGGGCATAGAACGTCTGCGACACTTTGTTCCGGGAACATACTTAAACGTGTGCCAGTGAAGACGCCGGTACGTCCTGCCGCACGCCTCCACCGCCGCCGGGCCTCCACGGGGCCGGGCCGCGCCCCACCCCGCCGGCCCGCTTCGAAAGGTCTTCCCCATGCCCCTGGCCCTGCTCGCGCTGGCTGTGAGCGCCTTCGGCATCGGAACGACGGAGTTCGTGATGATGGGCCTGCTGCCCAACGTCGCCGACGACCTGGGAACGTCCGTGCCCACCGCCGGCTACCTCGTATCGGCGTACGCGATCGGCGTCGTCCTCGGCGCCCCGCTGCTCACCGGCCTCGGCTCCCGCATCCCCCGCAAGCGGATGCTCCTGCTGCTCATGGCCCTCTTCACCATCGGCAACCTGGCCTCCGCACTCGCCCCCGACTTCGGCTGGCTGCTCGCCGGCCGACTGCTCGCAGGGCTGCCGCACGGCGCGTTCTTCGGTGTCGGCGCGGTCGTCGCGGCCACGCTGGTCGCGGAGGGCCGCCGGGCCCGGGCCGTCGCGACGATGTTCCTGGGGCTCACCGTCGCCAACATCATCGGCGTACCGGCGGCCACGCTGCTCGGCCAGCACCTGGGCTGGCGGGCGACCTTCCTGGTGGTCGCGGTGATCGGTCTGGGCGCGATGGCGGCGCTCGCCCGCCTGGTTCCGCAGATCCCACTCGACGCCCGGCAGAACGTCCGCCGCGAGATGCGGGCGCTCGGTAACCGTCAGGTGCTCCTGGGGCTGCTCACCGCCGTCTTCGGCTTCGCCGGTGTCTTCGCGGTGTACTCCTACCTCTCGGCCATGACGACGGAGGCGATGGGCTTCGGCGAATCCTCGGTCACGCTGGTACTGGCCCTGTTCGGCATCGGGATGACGCTCGGCGCGCTCGCGGCGGGACCGCTCACGGACCGCGCCCTGCGGCCCACGCTGTACGGCTCCCTGGCGGCGCTCGCCGTGGTGCTGGTGGTCTTCCCGTTCACCGTCCATGTGCAGTGGGCGGCACTGGTGATGGTGGTGCTGCTGGGCGGGGTCGGCTTCATGACGACCACACCGCTGCAGATGCTCGTCATGAACAAGGCCAAGGACGCGCCCACGCTCGCCTCCGCCTCCAACCACTCGGCCTTCAACCTCGCGAACGCGGGCGGCGCGTGGCTGGGCGGCGTGGCGATCGCGGCCGGGTGGGGCTGGACCTCACCGGCGCTCGTGGGCGCGGTGCTGGCGGTGGTGGGCCTGGCCATCGCGGTCACGGCGGGCGTCCTGGACCGCGAGCGTAAGCCGGGTGCGTCGAGGGTCGTGGCAGGCGGAGCGGGCCACGCGGCCCACGAGCAGGAATCCGGCACCCGGGCGGAAGCGCGCTGACGGGCCCTGGGAAGAACCTCACGGACCGGGACTTGGGAAGAAGCGTCCGGACCGGGACCCCGGTCCGGGCTTCGTCCTCGGTCACCGGGCAGGCTTGACTCCGGCTGAGCATCGGCCAACGCTGCCGGTCCGGCGTTCGAAGACGCCGGACGCCGGACGCCGGACGCCGGACGCCGGACGCCGGACGCCGGACGCCGGACGCGAGTGCCGGGGGCCCGCCCCCGGCACACATCCGCCCCGTCACCCCGACTCGCGCCACCGATTCGTGATCGGCAGCCGTCGGTCCTTCCCGAATCCCTTGGGTGAGATCTTCGTACCCGGCGGATACTGCCGCCGCTTGTACTCCGCGGTGTCCACCATCCGCAACGTCCTCACCACCAGTGCGTCGTCGAACCCCGCGGCCACGATCGCCTCGCGGCCCTGGTCCCGGTCCACGTACAGCTCCAGGAGCCGGTCCAGTACGTCGTAGTCGGGCAGCGAATCCGTGTCCACCTGTCCCGGACGCAGCTCGGCGCTCGGTGGCTTGGTGATCGAGGCCTCGGGGATCGGCGGGGTCTGCCCCCGCGCCTCCGCCGCCCGATTGCGCCACTTCGCGAGCCGGAAGACCGACGTCTTGTAGACGTCCTTGATCGGGCCGTACGCACCCACGGAGTCCCCGTACAGCGTCGAGTACCCCACCGCCAGCTCCGACTTGTTGCCCGGCGCGAGGACGATCTGGCCCTCCTGGTTGGAGACGGCCATCAGCATCGTGCCGCGCAGCCGCGACTGCAGGTTCTCCTCGGCCAGGCCGGTCAGTCCCAACGACCCCATGTACGCGTCGAACATCGGCTCGATCGGCACGGTCCGGAAGTTCAGCCCCGTACGCCGCGCCAGCTCGGCCGCGTCGCTCTTCGAGTGCTCCGAGGAGTACGCGGACGGCATGGAGATGCCGTACACGTTCTGCGCTCCGAGCGCGTCGCACGCGATGGCTGCGACGAGCGCGGAGTCGATGCCGCCGGAGAGCCCGATCAGCACACTGCTGAAACCGTTCTTCGCGGCGTACGCGCGCAGGCCCACGACCAGCGCCGAGTACAGCTCCTCGTCGTCGTCGAGCCGCTCCGCGTAACCGCCCGTCAGTTCCGGCTCGTACGCCGGGAGAGGCTCGTCGGAGAGCACCACGTGATCGATGCGCAGCCCGTCGTCCACACTCCCCGACGGCGCCTTTGCCGCGGCGGCCGGCAGGTCCAGGTCGAGGATCATGCTGCCCTCGGAGAACTGCGGGGCACGCGCGATCACCTCGCCCCGCTTGTCCACGACGATCGAGTCGCCGTCGAAGACCAGCTCGTCCTGTCCGCCGATCATCGCGAGGTACGCCGTCGTACAGCCGGCCTCCTGCGCCCGCTTGCGGACCAGTTCGAGCCGGGTGTCGTCCTTGTCGCGCTCGTACGGCGAGGCGTTGACCGACAGGAGCAGCCCGGCCCCGGCGGACCGTGCGGCCGGCACCCGGCCGCCGTCCTGCCAGAGGTCCTCGCAGATCGCGAGCGCCACATCGATGCCGTGCACCCGCACGACCGGCATCGAGTCGCCCGGCACGAAGTACCGGAACTCGTCGAAGACGCCGTAGTTGGGCAGATGGTGCTTGGCGAAGCTCAGCGCGACCTGCCCGCGGTGCAGCACCGCGGCGGCGTTCTGCGGGGACCCGGCGGGCTGGCCGTAACGGGCCTGCGACGTCCCGGACCGGTCCAGATAGCCGACGACGACGGGCAGCTCACCGAAGCCCTCCGCCCGGAGGCGCGCGGCCAGCGCGTGCAGTGCGTCGCGGGACGCGTCGACGAAGGACGACCGCAGGGCCAGGTCCTCGACGGGGTAGCCGGTCAACGCCATCTCGGGGAACGCCACGAGATGGGCACCCTGCTCGGCGGCGTGCCGGGTCCAGTGGACGATCGACTCGGCGTTCCCGGCGAGATCGCCGACCGTCGAGTCGATCTGATTCAGTGCGAGGCGTAGTTGAGGCACGCCACCCAGTCTAATCGTCTTTCTGACGCGATGTCCTGGCGGGCCGGGCGGCATCAGGGCCGGCCCGCCAGGACGGGCCGTCAGCGCCGGTAGCCGATGACCGTCATCATGCCCGCCTCCGCGTGGTAGACGTTGTGACAGTGCAGCATCCACAGCCCCGGATTGTCGGCGTCGAAGTCCACCGTCAGCGGCCGCTTCGGGAGGATCACCGCGGTGTCCTTGCGCGCCCCGGCCGCGCCTCCCGCCAGCGCGAACGTGTGGCCGTGCAGATGCAGCGGATGCCACATCGACGTGGTGTTGTGGAACTCCAGCCTGACCCGTTCCCCGGCGTCGACGGGATGGCGCCGGTCAGCGCTGTACGGCTTCCCGTCGAAGGCCCAGTCGTACGCCCCCATCGACCCCGTGAGCGCGATCCGGATCGTACGGTCAGGGGTGCGCGTGGCGAGGGCGACGGACTCGTCCGGGACCAGCCGGCCGGCCGTCACCAGCTTCCCGTCCAGCTCCTTCGGCCGTACGGAGGCGGTCGGCGCCGCGCCGCTCCCCGTGCGCAGCAGGGCCAGCGCCGATGCCTTCTTGCCCTCGGCGAGCGCGGTCAGCGGGAACACCCCGTCCCCGGCGGTGACCAGCACGTCGTACCGCTCGCCCATGCCCAGCAGCAGGGCATCGGTCGTCGTGTGCCGGACCGGGAAGCCGTCGGTGTGGGTGACGGTCATCCGGTGGCCGCCGAGTGCGACCCGGAAGGCGGTGTCGCCGCCCGCGTTGATCAGGCGCAGCCGGATGCGGTCGCCGGGCCGGGCGGTGAAGGACGAAGGGGACTGGGACGTACGGCCGTTGACCAGGTAGTACGGGTAGGCGACGTCGCCCGCGTCGCCGCCGAGCAGTTCGCTGGTGGCGCCCATCATCATGCGCGAGGGCCCGTCGCCCTCGCTCCGGGTGGACATCTGCGACATGTCGTGCCCGCCACCGTGATCCATGCCGCCGTGGCCTCCGCCGTCGGCCCCGCCCATGCCCCGGGAGAGCTCGGCGAGGACCCCGTCGGGCGTCGAGCCGTCCACGCCGTCGACCCAGTCGTCGAGCACGACGACCCACTCGCTGTCGTACGACAGGGGTTCCTTCGGGTCCTCGACGATCAGCGGCGCGTACAGCCCGCGGTCCTGCTGGACTCCCGAGTGCGGATGGAACCAGTACGTGCCCGGGTGCGGAACCGCGAACCGGTACGTGAAGTCCGCCCCCGGCGCGATGTCCCGCTGGGTCAGCCCGGGGACGCCGTCCATGTCGTTGCGCAGGGCGAGGCCGTGCCAGTGCAGGGAGGTCGGCCGCGGCAGGTGGTTGGCCAGGGTGAGGGCCAGCGTGTCACCGGCGGTGACACGGACCTCGGAGCCGGGCAGCCGGTCCCCGTAGGCCCAGGAGGCGGCCGTGCGCCCGCCGCCGAGATCGAGGCGGGCCCGGGTCGCGGTGAGCGAGACCTTCCGTACGGGACCGGAGCCCCGCTCGGCCTCGGCCGCCGCGACCTCCTTGCCGTCGGGCGAGACGAAACGGTCGCCGGTCTTCGCCCCGGAGGCCGTACCGGTTGACGTATCGCCGGAACAGGCGGCGAGAACCCCCGTACCGGCCAGGGCGATTCCGGCGCCGAGCACGGCTCGGCGCGTGTGCTGTGCGGACATGACTGAGTGCACCTCAATGAAGTCGATGTGCTGGAGGAGGGCGGAGGCGGACGCCCGCTCCTAGGTCCTGTCTGGAGTTCCAGCGCGGGAGAAGGAGCGGCGTCCGGTGCCGTCGAATCCAAGGCGGAGGAGGGAGCGATGGCGGAGCCCTCGCGACTGACGACAACGCCGGAGGCGGCGGTGCCGGACGCCGCGGGGGAACTCCAGACAGGACCTAGATGCGCAGCACCGACAGCGTGGCGAGAACGGTCCTGCGGGGCGGTGGATTCGGCCACGGGAGCAGCGGCGGCCGTACGCCGGTCGCACGGCCGGAGAACGGCCGCGCACGGCCCGGCCCGAGCAGCCGGAGGGCGAGCAG belongs to Streptomyces finlayi and includes:
- a CDS encoding NAD+ synthase, producing the protein MPQLRLALNQIDSTVGDLAGNAESIVHWTRHAAEQGAHLVAFPEMALTGYPVEDLALRSSFVDASRDALHALAARLRAEGFGELPVVVGYLDRSGTSQARYGQPAGSPQNAAAVLHRGQVALSFAKHHLPNYGVFDEFRYFVPGDSMPVVRVHGIDVALAICEDLWQDGGRVPAARSAGAGLLLSVNASPYERDKDDTRLELVRKRAQEAGCTTAYLAMIGGQDELVFDGDSIVVDKRGEVIARAPQFSEGSMILDLDLPAAAAKAPSGSVDDGLRIDHVVLSDEPLPAYEPELTGGYAERLDDDEELYSALVVGLRAYAAKNGFSSVLIGLSGGIDSALVAAIACDALGAQNVYGISMPSAYSSEHSKSDAAELARRTGLNFRTVPIEPMFDAYMGSLGLTGLAEENLQSRLRGTMLMAVSNQEGQIVLAPGNKSELAVGYSTLYGDSVGAYGPIKDVYKTSVFRLAKWRNRAAEARGQTPPIPEASITKPPSAELRPGQVDTDSLPDYDVLDRLLELYVDRDQGREAIVAAGFDDALVVRTLRMVDTAEYKRRQYPPGTKISPKGFGKDRRLPITNRWRESG
- a CDS encoding MFS transporter, giving the protein MPLALLALAVSAFGIGTTEFVMMGLLPNVADDLGTSVPTAGYLVSAYAIGVVLGAPLLTGLGSRIPRKRMLLLLMALFTIGNLASALAPDFGWLLAGRLLAGLPHGAFFGVGAVVAATLVAEGRRARAVATMFLGLTVANIIGVPAATLLGQHLGWRATFLVVAVIGLGAMAALARLVPQIPLDARQNVRREMRALGNRQVLLGLLTAVFGFAGVFAVYSYLSAMTTEAMGFGESSVTLVLALFGIGMTLGALAAGPLTDRALRPTLYGSLAALAVVLVVFPFTVHVQWAALVMVVLLGGVGFMTTTPLQMLVMNKAKDAPTLASASNHSAFNLANAGGAWLGGVAIAAGWGWTSPALVGAVLAVVGLAIAVTAGVLDRERKPGASRVVAGGAGHAAHEQESGTRAEAR
- a CDS encoding site-2 protease family protein, translated to MTTAATRSDRRISPVFLAITAVLAVSGWAVWTDFAVPTGVAVFLFVTAAWIVSLCLHEYAHARTALHSGDITIEAKGYLSLNPLAYTHALLSIVLPVLFVIMGGIGLPGGAVYIERGRITGRWRHSLISAAGPLTNVLFAIVCTAPFWLDALDGVPTAFRDALAFLALLQITAAILNFLPVPGLDGYGVIEPWLPYRFRRQVEPFAPFGLIAVFGVLWIPEVNIAFFEAVDGLLGGLGVSEIESYCGQDTYRFWQEFWGEQNPVCSVNR
- the panB gene encoding 3-methyl-2-oxobutanoate hydroxymethyltransferase, with protein sequence MSLQAAHDPSATPPAGPADSSKALYGGKSTRRITVHDIAAATERGEKWPMLTAYDAMTASVFDEAGIPVMLVGDSMGNCHLGYETTVPVTMDEIAMLSAAVVRGTKRALVVADLPFGSYQEGPVQALRSATRLIKEAGVGAVKLEGGERSHEQIRLLVESGIPVMGHIGLTPQSVNAMGYRVQGRGEESAQQLLRDAKAVQDAGAFAVVLELVPAELAAEVTRTLHIPTIGIGAGPDTNAQVLVYTDMVGLTGGKVPRFTKQYANLRKVLGDAAKEFADEVVGGTFPRAEHTFH
- the npdG gene encoding NADPH-dependent F420 reductase, which encodes MTTHDSGSAPKPPAKDPWDLPDVSGLTVGVLGGTGPQGRGLAYRLARAGQKVIIGSRDAGRAGTAAAELGLGVEGADNADCARRSDIVIVAVPWDGHAKTLESLRQELAGKLVVDCVNPLGFDKKGAYALKPEEGSAAEQAAALLPDSRVTAAFHHLSAVLLQDTAIEEIDTDVMVLGEARADTDLVQALAARIPGMRGIFAGRLRNAHQVESLVANLISVNRRYKAHAGLRTTDV
- a CDS encoding endonuclease/exonuclease/phosphatase family protein is translated as MVQAYGADTGNGSMEPPHTGSRFQHLRERWTADRGIWRRGIVLAACSVLITLLMVLHAQIPNRIGNLGSLIETFLPWLAVFIPVLLVLGLVRRSATALVALLLPVVVWLNVFGGLLTDKSGGGGDLTVATHNVNADNPDPAGTAQQVAGSGADVVALQELPGGQVATYEKSLAARYPYHSVQGTVGLWSKYPISGTRPVDIKMGWTRAMRTVVATPEGRIAVYVAHLPSVRVKVKAGFTANQRDDSADALGEAIADEPLERVFLLGDLNGTMNDRSLNAVTSQMRSTQGAAGDGFGFSWPASFPMARIDQIMVKGVEPLSSWSLPATDSDHLPIAARVGL